The following proteins come from a genomic window of Lycium ferocissimum isolate CSIRO_LF1 chromosome 4, AGI_CSIRO_Lferr_CH_V1, whole genome shotgun sequence:
- the LOC132053363 gene encoding uncharacterized protein LOC132053363 — protein sequence MAETKQEPPSSTSSSMFLLKLMSKRRTWVFLFITVYTILLSLSWNFLKSVLSFYESTMKLNSTSASSALYASMVLGLAFGVLSIVAALIVVVPATLVTWISILVLLTFAGKGRKDLVMEGKKLTGEISGFVVRVLIREGNLVAAICAVLGYFALVRKNKEEGIDY from the coding sequence ATGGCTGAAACTAAACAAGAACCACCATCATCAACCTCATCATCTATGTTTCTCTTAAAACTTATGAGCAAAAGAAGAACATGGGTCTTCCTCTTCATCACAGTCTACACAATTTTACTATCACTTTCTTGGAATTTCCTCAAATCAGTTCTTTCTTTTTATGAATCAACCATGAAATTAAACTCCACTTCAGCTTCCTCAGCTTTATATGCATCTATGGTATTAGGACTTGCTTTTGGAGTTTTGTCTATTGTAGCAgctttaattgttgttgttccaGCTACACTTGTTACTTGGATTAGTATATTGGTTTTGTTAACATTTGCAGGAAAAGGGAGAAAGGATTTGGTTATGGAAGGGAAGAAATTGACTGGTGAGATTAGTGGATTTGTTGTTAGAGTTTTGATCAGAGAAGGGAATCTTGTTGCTGCTATTTGTGCTGTTCTTGGGTATTTTGCACTTGTTAGAAAGAATAAAGAAGAGGGTATTGATTACTGA
- the LOC132054794 gene encoding uncharacterized protein LOC132054794 has product MVVALGPGKFYGSSLPRPRFYTNPDHERVDPPVSVLDPFLSWAEEAHWSMGGLSFKRLRLQGRIEGNINKLRSEREKIEKKAAKGKGFSPSPPPEKVNLKRKIRLVDEFEDDVEVVGRVEKRGLVRKLDDDFDRVATRNREDVVEEVNKVKTKGKSRRLVKGLKSNGSVTPTATRVSPRLSKRGLP; this is encoded by the coding sequence atGGTAGTAGCATTAGGTCCTGGAAAATTCTATGGTAGCAGTCTACCAAGACCACGATTCTACACCAACCCGGATCACGAACGGGTCGACCCACCCGTATCCGTTTTAGACCCGTTTTTATCATGGGCTGAAGAAGCTCACTGGTCTATGGGTGGTTTGAGTTTCAAACGCCTCCGTTTACAAGGCCGAATCGAAGGCAATATAAACAAACTTAGATCTGAACgcgaaaaaattgaaaaaaaagctGCTAAGGGAAAGGGTTTTTCGCCTTCTCCTCCACCTGAGAAGGTGAATTTGAAGAGGAAAATAAGATTGGTCGATGAATTTGAGGATGACGTGGAGGTTGTAGGGAGAGTTGAAAAAAGGGGTTTGGTGAGGAAATTGGATGATGATTTTGATAGAGTTGCTACGAGAAATAGAGAGGATGTGGTTGAGGAGGTAAATAAGGTGAAAACTAAGGGTAAGAGTAGGAGATTGGTGAAGGGTTTGAAGAGTAATGGATCTGTGACACCAACTGCAACAAGAGTTTCTCCTAGATTGTCTAAACGTGGGTTGCCTTGA
- the LOC132054795 gene encoding major strawberry allergen Fra a 1-B-like, producing the protein MRGMKGEIVLNIPAEKAWEMYRDNDKISRVNPQMLSKAEYIQGEGEPGTLRRLQLGPALSSYVKQSVEKIEKVEEGRSVTYQVTDGDLRKMYNPYRVTFSFIPVRGSNKQCVAEWKAEYEPITPTIPAPEKARDAALSFLKLIDKM; encoded by the exons ATGAGAGGAATGAAAGGTGAAATTGTGCTCAACATCCCTGCAGAAAAAGCATGGGAAATGTACAGGGATAATGATAAAATCAGCAGGGTAAATCCACAAATGCTTTCTAAGGCTGAATATATTCAAGGAGAAGGAGAACCTGGCACTCTCAGGCGTCTCCAGCTTGGCCCGG CATTGAGCAGCTATGTCAAACAGTCAGTAGAAAAGATAGAGAAAGTGGAAGAGGGGAGATCAGTGACATATCAAGTCACTGATGGTGATCTGAGGAAAATGTACAATCCATACAGAGTTACCTTCTCATTCATCCCTGTAAGAGGCAGCAATAAGCAATGTGTAGCAGAATGGAAAGCAGAGTATGAGCCAATTACACCTACAATTCCTGCACCAGAAAAAGCAAGAGATGCTGCACTATCATTTCTCAAGTTAATTGATAAAATGTAG
- the LOC132053365 gene encoding uncharacterized protein LOC132053365 isoform X1, with protein sequence MASGGRPTSNSSGFDFGSDDILSSYEDYPPHQGAVNGTHHSDPSIATNSAKEFHKSRMTRSSMLPASTYGGPPEESSFNQDMITTVEKTMKKYADNLMRFLEGISSRLSQLELYCYNLDKSIGEMRSDLVRDHGEADSKLKALEKHVQEVHRSVQILRDKQELAETQKELAKLQFAQKETASASNSQQNENRNVQPVSDSNKGDNSTDVHGQQLALALPHQVAPRAPITNRPVEQPHQPPPPPIPSQSLTQSQGYYLPPAQMSNPPAPSHLSQGQYLQSDPQYRTSQMQDPSRVPPQPAAPQGNQTPQIQSMPQYQQQWAQQVPQQVQAPQQVQQHQQAPQQVQQHQLPTVQQQARPSSPAVYPSYPPSQPNPSPEPVPTNSMPMQVSFSAISQSVASRPEAMSYGYDRSGRPIQSQPSTQHLKPSFGAPGDGYAASGPHPSLSARDAYLMYDSEGARGHPQQPPNFPQSGYPPSSYPPQSAQSVPSPNLMVRPPQLMRTHPYNELIEKLGSMGYRGDHVVNVIQRLEESGQTVDFNAVLDRLNGHSSGGPQRGWSG encoded by the exons GAGTTCCACAAAAGTAGAATGACGAGATCATCAATGTTGCCCGCTTCGACATATGGTGGTCCACCAGAAGAATCTTCCTTCAATCAAGACATGATAACTACTGTTGAGAAGACCATGAAAAAATATGCGGACAATCTCATGCGTTTTCTAGAGGGAATAAGTTCACGCTTGTCGCAGTTGGAATTATACTGTTACAATCTTGATAAGTCCATCGGGGAAATGCGGTCTGATTTAGTTAGGGATCATGGTGAGGCAGATTCGAAACTGAAGGCTCTTGAGAAGCATGTTCAAGAG GTCCACAGGTCTGTACAGATTCTGAGAGATAAGCAAGAACTCGCTGAAACTCAGAAGGAGCTGGCTAAGCTTCAGTTTGCGCAGAAAGAAACAGCTTCAGCCAGCAATTCTCAGCAGAATGAGAACAGGAACGTTCAGCCTGTGTCTGATTCCAATAAAGGTGACAACTCAACTGATGTGCATGGACAACAACTAGCACTTGCTCTACCCCATCAAGTAGCACCCCGCGCTCCTATTACTAACCGACCCGTCGAGCAGCCACATCAACCACCTCCACCACCAATTCCATCTCAAAGTTTGACGCAGTCGCAAGGCTACTATTTACCCCCAGCGCAGATGTCAAATCCACCAGCTCCAAGTCACTTGTCCCAAGGTCAATACCTGCAATCTGACCCCCAGTATCGAACTTCTCAAATGCAAGATCCTTCTAGGGTACCACCCCAGCCAGCAGCACCTCAGGGGAATCAGACTCCACAAATCCAGTCAATGCCCCAGTATCAGCAGCAATGGGCACAACAGGTACCTCAACAGGTTCAAGCACCCCAACAGGTTCAACAGCATCAGCAAGCACCCCAACAGGTTCAACAGCATCAGCTTCCAACTGTGCAACAGCAAGCTAGACCCTCATCACCAGCTGTTTATCCCTCTTATCCCCCCAGTCAACCGAATCCTTCTCCTGAACCAGTCCCCACCAATAGCATGCCAATGCAAGTGTCATTTTCCGCGATCTCTCAATCAGTTGCAAGCCGTCCAGAGGCGATGTCCTACGGGTATGATAGGTCTGGCAGGCCGATTCAGTCACAACCCTCGACCCAGCATCTCAAGCCTTCGTTTGGTGCTCCAGGGGATGGGTATGCAGCTAGTGGGCCCCATCCTTCCCTTTCTGCAAGAGATGCATATTTGATGTATGACAGTGAAGGCGCAAGGGGACATCCACAACAACCACCTAATTTCCCACAAAGTGGCTATCCTCCCTCCAGCTACCCTCCCCAGAGCGCACAGTCCGTCCCCAGCCCAAATCTCATGGTTCGTCCACCACAGTTGATGCGCACGCATCCTTACAATGAATTAATTGAGAAGCTGGGAAGCATGGGCTACAGGGGAGATCATGTGGTTAATGTGATCCAGAGGCTCGAGGAGAGTGGTCAGACAGTTGATTTCAATGCTGTGCTTGATAGGCTGAATGGACATTCTTCAGGTGGTCCTCAGAGAGGATGGTCGGGTTAG
- the LOC132053365 gene encoding uncharacterized protein LOC132053365 isoform X2, producing MTRSSMLPASTYGGPPEESSFNQDMITTVEKTMKKYADNLMRFLEGISSRLSQLELYCYNLDKSIGEMRSDLVRDHGEADSKLKALEKHVQEVHRSVQILRDKQELAETQKELAKLQFAQKETASASNSQQNENRNVQPVSDSNKGDNSTDVHGQQLALALPHQVAPRAPITNRPVEQPHQPPPPPIPSQSLTQSQGYYLPPAQMSNPPAPSHLSQGQYLQSDPQYRTSQMQDPSRVPPQPAAPQGNQTPQIQSMPQYQQQWAQQVPQQVQAPQQVQQHQQAPQQVQQHQLPTVQQQARPSSPAVYPSYPPSQPNPSPEPVPTNSMPMQVSFSAISQSVASRPEAMSYGYDRSGRPIQSQPSTQHLKPSFGAPGDGYAASGPHPSLSARDAYLMYDSEGARGHPQQPPNFPQSGYPPSSYPPQSAQSVPSPNLMVRPPQLMRTHPYNELIEKLGSMGYRGDHVVNVIQRLEESGQTVDFNAVLDRLNGHSSGGPQRGWSG from the exons ATGACGAGATCATCAATGTTGCCCGCTTCGACATATGGTGGTCCACCAGAAGAATCTTCCTTCAATCAAGACATGATAACTACTGTTGAGAAGACCATGAAAAAATATGCGGACAATCTCATGCGTTTTCTAGAGGGAATAAGTTCACGCTTGTCGCAGTTGGAATTATACTGTTACAATCTTGATAAGTCCATCGGGGAAATGCGGTCTGATTTAGTTAGGGATCATGGTGAGGCAGATTCGAAACTGAAGGCTCTTGAGAAGCATGTTCAAGAG GTCCACAGGTCTGTACAGATTCTGAGAGATAAGCAAGAACTCGCTGAAACTCAGAAGGAGCTGGCTAAGCTTCAGTTTGCGCAGAAAGAAACAGCTTCAGCCAGCAATTCTCAGCAGAATGAGAACAGGAACGTTCAGCCTGTGTCTGATTCCAATAAAGGTGACAACTCAACTGATGTGCATGGACAACAACTAGCACTTGCTCTACCCCATCAAGTAGCACCCCGCGCTCCTATTACTAACCGACCCGTCGAGCAGCCACATCAACCACCTCCACCACCAATTCCATCTCAAAGTTTGACGCAGTCGCAAGGCTACTATTTACCCCCAGCGCAGATGTCAAATCCACCAGCTCCAAGTCACTTGTCCCAAGGTCAATACCTGCAATCTGACCCCCAGTATCGAACTTCTCAAATGCAAGATCCTTCTAGGGTACCACCCCAGCCAGCAGCACCTCAGGGGAATCAGACTCCACAAATCCAGTCAATGCCCCAGTATCAGCAGCAATGGGCACAACAGGTACCTCAACAGGTTCAAGCACCCCAACAGGTTCAACAGCATCAGCAAGCACCCCAACAGGTTCAACAGCATCAGCTTCCAACTGTGCAACAGCAAGCTAGACCCTCATCACCAGCTGTTTATCCCTCTTATCCCCCCAGTCAACCGAATCCTTCTCCTGAACCAGTCCCCACCAATAGCATGCCAATGCAAGTGTCATTTTCCGCGATCTCTCAATCAGTTGCAAGCCGTCCAGAGGCGATGTCCTACGGGTATGATAGGTCTGGCAGGCCGATTCAGTCACAACCCTCGACCCAGCATCTCAAGCCTTCGTTTGGTGCTCCAGGGGATGGGTATGCAGCTAGTGGGCCCCATCCTTCCCTTTCTGCAAGAGATGCATATTTGATGTATGACAGTGAAGGCGCAAGGGGACATCCACAACAACCACCTAATTTCCCACAAAGTGGCTATCCTCCCTCCAGCTACCCTCCCCAGAGCGCACAGTCCGTCCCCAGCCCAAATCTCATGGTTCGTCCACCACAGTTGATGCGCACGCATCCTTACAATGAATTAATTGAGAAGCTGGGAAGCATGGGCTACAGGGGAGATCATGTGGTTAATGTGATCCAGAGGCTCGAGGAGAGTGGTCAGACAGTTGATTTCAATGCTGTGCTTGATAGGCTGAATGGACATTCTTCAGGTGGTCCTCAGAGAGGATGGTCGGGTTAG